Genomic DNA from Desulfurobacterium indicum:
GAAAAAGACAGAAATAAACTCAAAGAGGTAAAAGAGATCTACAATAAACTCTCTCAAACTCTCAATCAACTGAAAAGCCTATAATGGAAGCTGCCCTTCGGCGGCTTCTCTCTTTCTTGAATCCAACCCAAAAAAGGATAAATTTCACCTCTGAAAATCTTTTAAAGAGGTATCTTTCAACATGTTTCAACAAATTGTAGCAGTGATATTTGTAGCTGTTTTTTCGATTTACGGATGCGAAAAAAATAGAGAGCAAGAGACTTTCCAGGCGGTAAACAAAACAGAAACAGAAAATAAAATCCATGCACAAACCGAAGAAAAAGTATGTGTTCTACCAAAAGAAACAATCAAAAAACCCGCTAACTTATTAACTTTAAGTTATTCAAAAAGAAAAAAAGCCTTCATAGCAATGATTGTTCCTGCCGTCCTCAAGGCAAACTGCATAATCGATAAAGAAAGAGAAATACTTATAAAGATAAGGGAGAAAATTAATAAAGGAGAACCTTTAACGGAAAAAGAGAAAAAGTTTTTAACCCGTATGAAAAAGAAATACAGAACAAAGAACTTAGACGAACTGCTAATAAGAGTCAACACATTACCCCCAAGCCTTGTCATAGCGCAGGCAGCTATAGAAAGCGGATGGGGAACATCCCGATTCTTCATTGAAGGTAACAACATTTTTGGAATATGGACATTTGATAACAAAACTGAAGCGATACAGGCAAAAAATAGCACCGCAAGGCTGAGAAAATACACTTCGTTACTTTCATCTATCGAAGACTATTACTACAATATAAACACCGGCTGGGCTTATAGAGATTTAAGAATCGCAAGGCTCAAAGAAAGAGATGCTTTGAAGCTCGCAA
This window encodes:
- a CDS encoding glucosaminidase domain-containing protein, translated to MFQQIVAVIFVAVFSIYGCEKNREQETFQAVNKTETENKIHAQTEEKVCVLPKETIKKPANLLTLSYSKRKKAFIAMIVPAVLKANCIIDKEREILIKIREKINKGEPLTEKEKKFLTRMKKKYRTKNLDELLIRVNTLPPSLVIAQAAIESGWGTSRFFIEGNNIFGIWTFDNKTEAIQAKNSTARLRKYTSLLSSIEDYYYNINTGWAYRDLRIARLKERDALKLAKYLRNYSILRDEYVRRLQHVIKKNNLQQFDNCIYDNCTVKL